The Candidatus Coatesbacteria bacterium genome contains a region encoding:
- a CDS encoding phosphoglucomutase/phosphomannomutase family protein: MAFHFGTSGWRALIADEFTFAGVRRVTAAIAQLLREKGDAERGVVVSYDTRFFADRFAWTAADELLRRGLAVKLTERDTPTPAVAHAVIRGDHGGALNLTASHNPPQYCGLKYSPASGAPAMSAETKRIEELANDPALRVEGQGPVELAELKDKPGCELFDPHGPYTAALEERVDRSTIAADPPHVVVDCLYGTCRGYLPELLMDCGCRVKVLHAHRDAYFGGHTPEPSGRSVGELCEAVRESGADVGLACDGDADRFGVVDADGHYVDANKIVSLIYWHLVEHQGLRGDVARSAATTHLLDALAQRFGARVLQTPVGIKHLAARVLEDDALVGVEESAGVCFRGHVPDKDGILACILVAEMLAVHGKGVRQLLEDIYMQVGRRYHNGRLNLELTPELAPRIKEQLAGQAPETFAGVAVREVDRTDGMKLLLADGSWAMLRPSGTEPLIRFYAETHDEERLADLVRAARELLGVD; this comes from the coding sequence ATGGCCTTTCATTTCGGGACCTCGGGCTGGCGGGCGCTCATCGCCGACGAGTTCACCTTCGCCGGCGTGCGCCGGGTCACCGCCGCCATCGCCCAACTGCTGCGCGAGAAGGGCGACGCCGAGCGGGGCGTCGTCGTCAGTTACGACACCCGTTTCTTCGCCGACCGCTTCGCCTGGACCGCCGCCGACGAGCTGCTGCGCCGGGGCCTGGCCGTCAAGCTGACCGAGCGCGACACACCGACCCCGGCGGTGGCCCACGCCGTCATCCGCGGCGACCACGGCGGGGCGCTCAACCTGACCGCCAGCCATAACCCGCCCCAATACTGCGGACTCAAGTACTCGCCGGCCTCGGGGGCCCCGGCCATGTCGGCGGAGACCAAGCGCATCGAGGAGCTGGCCAACGATCCCGCGCTGCGGGTTGAAGGCCAAGGCCCCGTGGAACTGGCGGAGCTCAAGGACAAACCAGGCTGCGAGCTGTTCGATCCCCACGGGCCCTATACCGCCGCCCTCGAGGAGCGTGTCGACCGCTCGACCATCGCCGCCGACCCGCCCCACGTGGTCGTCGACTGCCTCTACGGCACCTGCCGCGGCTACCTGCCCGAGCTGCTGATGGACTGCGGCTGTCGGGTCAAGGTCCTCCACGCCCACCGCGACGCCTACTTCGGCGGCCACACCCCGGAACCCAGCGGGCGCAGTGTCGGCGAGCTGTGCGAGGCGGTGCGCGAGAGCGGCGCCGACGTCGGCTTGGCCTGCGACGGCGACGCCGACCGCTTCGGCGTGGTCGACGCCGACGGACACTACGTCGATGCCAACAAGATCGTTTCGCTGATCTACTGGCACCTCGTCGAGCACCAGGGGCTGCGCGGCGACGTGGCCCGCTCCGCCGCCACCACCCACCTCCTCGACGCCCTGGCGCAACGCTTCGGCGCCCGGGTCCTGCAGACCCCCGTGGGTATCAAGCACCTGGCGGCCCGGGTCCTCGAGGACGACGCCCTCGTCGGCGTCGAGGAATCGGCCGGCGTCTGCTTCCGCGGCCACGTACCCGACAAGGACGGCATCCTGGCCTGCATCCTGGTGGCCGAGATGCTGGCCGTTCACGGCAAGGGTGTCCGCCAATTGCTCGAGGACATCTACATGCAGGTCGGCCGCCGCTACCACAACGGCCGGCTCAACCTCGAACTGACCCCGGAGCTGGCCCCGCGGATCAAGGAACAGCTCGCCGGGCAGGCCCCTGAGACCTTCGCCGGCGTCGCCGTGCGCGAGGTCGACCGCACCGACGGGATGAAACTGCTGCTGGCCGACGGCAGTTGGGCCATGCTGCGCCCCTCGGGCACCGAACCGCTGATCCGCTTCTACGCCGAAACCCACGACGAGGAGCGCCTGGCCGACCTCGTCCGCGCGGCCCGGGAGCTGCTGGGCGTCGACTAA
- a CDS encoding DNRLRE domain-containing protein yields the protein MKIRLYSLLLVVTLWAAPAAAAEVTLDPDADSYVMAYSPSFPRGDWINVSMGYDRGCVDALVHFDLSPSSDIDVSSAELQLYCFQNWDTPPADNYLYLTAADWDEAAVAWDNKPGCDTADELVFAAPAGETWLNLDVSEFIEDWIAGTYPNYGFYITQTTTVAGGFSFYSREYDQADQRPRLVIQYTGGPVETASWGGIKATP from the coding sequence ATGAAGATCAGACTTTACAGCCTGTTGCTCGTCGTCACTCTCTGGGCCGCCCCGGCCGCCGCCGCCGAAGTCACCCTCGACCCCGACGCCGACTCCTACGTCATGGCTTACTCGCCCAGTTTTCCCCGCGGGGACTGGATCAACGTTTCAATGGGTTATGATCGCGGCTGCGTCGACGCTCTGGTTCACTTCGACCTGAGCCCCTCCAGCGATATCGACGTCAGCTCCGCCGAGCTACAGCTCTACTGCTTCCAGAACTGGGACACGCCGCCCGCCGACAACTACCTCTACCTGACCGCGGCGGACTGGGACGAGGCCGCCGTCGCCTGGGACAACAAGCCAGGCTGCGACACCGCTGATGAGCTGGTTTTCGCCGCCCCCGCCGGGGAAACCTGGCTGAACCTGGACGTCAGCGAGTTCATCGAGGACTGGATAGCCGGAACCTATCCCAACTACGGCTTCTACATCACCCAGACCACCACCGTCGCGGGCGGCTTCAGCTTCTATTCACGCGAATACGATCAAGCCGACCAGCGCCCCAGACTGGTCATCCAGTACACGGGCGGCCCCGTCGAGACCGCCAGTTGGGGCGGTATCAAGGCTACTCCGTAG
- a CDS encoding DivIVA domain-containing protein: MKITPQDIHRQEFTRSMRGYAVEEVDAFLQRTADELERVLNDNSKLRDTVKTLEGQIAEYRRMEKNLERTLITAQDAADKMTEAAEQKRTSIVEQAEVRAERIIAEAQRRRDELRTELINLQSQKRTMIARMRALLEAQARILDDVELTGVAGPDVSENDELPEELDLEQT; this comes from the coding sequence GTGAAGATCACGCCCCAGGACATCCACCGCCAGGAGTTCACCCGTTCGATGCGCGGCTACGCCGTCGAGGAGGTCGACGCCTTCCTCCAACGGACCGCCGACGAGCTGGAGCGGGTGCTCAACGACAACAGCAAGCTGCGCGATACCGTCAAAACCCTCGAGGGCCAGATCGCCGAGTATCGGCGGATGGAAAAGAACCTGGAGCGCACGCTGATCACCGCCCAGGACGCCGCCGACAAGATGACCGAGGCCGCCGAGCAGAAGCGGACCAGCATCGTCGAACAGGCCGAGGTGCGGGCCGAACGGATCATCGCCGAGGCCCAGCGCCGCCGCGACGAGCTGCGCACCGAACTGATCAACCTCCAATCGCAGAAGCGGACGATGATCGCCCGGATGCGCGCCCTGCTCGAAGCCCAGGCGCGGATCCTCGACGACGTCGAGCTGACCGGCGTCGCCGGACCCGACGTCAGCGAAAACGATGAACTGCCCGAGGAACTCGACCTCGAACAGACCTGA
- a CDS encoding tetratricopeptide repeat protein yields the protein MSKLATALSLSLALAVGAAGVEELVADANIAYRNGRLERAEELYNQALAVEPQNVAAINGLGLVAMARGDYETALDRLLPLVGEFQNDANFLYSLGSIYKALGDYPNASDVFSRALELTPDDPPLLSGMVESLLQEGRIDEALPLSADLVELDQRNADYLYLHAMANRLSDNHVNARRYLEYVLQYEPGYELAFDPLFETYLVLEDYTAALEHAQHWVEVVPGDGWAWRALGMAHYKNADFSGAFEAAQLMLELGRVDNQLLKVVSHWLRATDRGGEARRLWERAAELQPYNMVAQGELGGD from the coding sequence GTGTCCAAGCTCGCGACAGCACTGTCCCTCAGCCTGGCCCTCGCCGTGGGCGCGGCCGGCGTCGAAGAGCTGGTGGCCGACGCCAACATCGCCTACCGCAACGGCCGGCTCGAACGGGCCGAAGAACTCTACAACCAGGCCCTGGCCGTGGAGCCGCAAAACGTGGCCGCCATCAACGGACTGGGCCTGGTGGCCATGGCCCGCGGTGATTACGAAACCGCCCTCGACCGCCTGCTGCCCCTGGTCGGCGAGTTCCAGAACGACGCCAACTTCCTCTATAGCTTGGGCAGCATCTACAAGGCCCTCGGCGACTACCCCAATGCCAGCGACGTCTTCAGCCGGGCCCTCGAACTGACCCCCGACGACCCTCCGCTGCTCTCCGGAATGGTCGAGAGCCTGCTGCAGGAAGGGCGCATCGACGAGGCCCTGCCCCTGAGCGCCGACCTGGTCGAGCTCGACCAACGCAACGCCGATTATCTCTACCTCCACGCGATGGCCAACCGGCTCAGCGACAACCACGTCAACGCCCGACGCTACCTGGAGTACGTCCTGCAGTACGAGCCCGGCTACGAGCTGGCCTTCGATCCGCTGTTCGAGACCTACCTCGTGCTCGAGGATTACACCGCGGCCCTCGAGCACGCCCAACACTGGGTCGAGGTGGTGCCCGGTGACGGCTGGGCCTGGCGCGCCCTGGGGATGGCGCACTACAAGAACGCCGATTTCTCCGGCGCCTTCGAGGCCGCCCAGTTGATGCTCGAGCTGGGCCGCGTCGACAATCAGCTCCTCAAGGTGGTCAGCCACTGGCTGCGGGCCACCGACCGCGGCGGCGAGGCCCGCCGCCTCTGGGAACGGGCCGCCGAGCTCCAACCCTACAATATGGTTGCTCAGGGTGAACTGGGCGGCGACTGA
- the rpmE gene encoding 50S ribosomal protein L31 — MKPKIHPKYDETIITCACGNKIKTRSTIKELRVDVCSACHPFYTGKRKLMDTTGRVERYLRKYGLKNKEDENSDS, encoded by the coding sequence GTGAAACCCAAGATCCACCCCAAGTACGACGAAACGATCATCACCTGCGCCTGCGGCAACAAGATCAAGACCCGCTCCACGATCAAGGAGCTGCGCGTCGATGTCTGCAGCGCCTGCCACCCCTTCTACACCGGCAAGCGCAAGCTGATGGACACCACGGGCCGCGTCGAGCGCTACCTGCGCAAGTACGGCCTGAAGAACAAAGAAGACGAGAACAGCGATTCTTAA
- a CDS encoding TIGR02453 family protein codes for MGAVMSKTPGIPYAAVLFFEDLRRNNTREWFAENRHYYDNVIVPALSEILLWLWDNIRELYPDYTALPKVNKSFFRIFRDIRFSKDKSPLKTNTGLLIYRRTRKDSPFVYLHLAPEEVFWACGSHNPSMELVRRYRTWAAEPQNNARLGRELERLRGRYTVNEPQMKRIPREYKDRELEYPELLLYKGVHVSQSREPGPWLEEEPWLQDVVRLCRDCRPFMELVEEWTAPTGGKK; via the coding sequence ATGGGAGCAGTGATGAGCAAGACCCCGGGCATCCCCTACGCCGCGGTGTTGTTTTTCGAGGACCTGCGCCGCAACAATACCCGGGAGTGGTTCGCCGAGAACCGCCACTACTACGACAACGTCATCGTCCCCGCCCTGAGCGAGATTCTGCTCTGGCTGTGGGACAACATCAGGGAGCTCTACCCGGACTACACCGCCCTGCCCAAGGTCAACAAGAGCTTCTTCCGCATCTTCCGCGACATCCGCTTCAGCAAGGACAAGAGCCCGCTCAAGACCAACACCGGCCTGCTGATCTACCGCAGGACGCGCAAGGACAGCCCCTTCGTCTACCTGCATCTGGCGCCGGAGGAGGTCTTCTGGGCCTGCGGCAGCCATAACCCGAGCATGGAGCTGGTCCGACGCTATCGGACCTGGGCGGCCGAGCCACAAAACAACGCGCGCCTGGGGCGGGAGCTCGAACGGTTGCGTGGACGCTACACCGTCAACGAGCCGCAGATGAAACGCATACCCCGGGAGTACAAGGACCGCGAGCTGGAATACCCGGAGTTATTGCTCTACAAGGGCGTCCACGTCTCGCAGAGCCGAGAGCCCGGCCCCTGGCTGGAGGAGGAGCCCTGGCTGCAGGACGTCGTCCGGCTCTGCCGCGACTGCCGGCCCTTCATGGAGCTGGTCGAGGAGTGGACGGCTCCCACGGGAGGGAAAAAATGA
- the lpxK gene encoding tetraacyldisaccharide 4'-kinase, which produces MGRGSARGKRGTVQPPRSRLGRHLLWPAAWCYAVGLHADELLDGLRERLRADRPVVGVGNLTVGGSGKTPTVRWLAAALLERGRRPALVTRGYGGSRAARTAEPALVEAEEPALYGDEAVLLRRELPGVPVVVGRIKARAALLAAEQPGVDTVIVDDALQHRRLVRDFDLTVLAAADWRARLRLVAALLPAGRLRVPFDRLRRSDAALLLDAGADELRLLRARFPGLLCLGGRFSAVGLRTLDGARRPRGLLAGRRIVACCALARPEPFFADLERLGAVIAARLALPDHAPYDESQLARLARLRDAHPGAPCLITGKDAVKLRGRLEGDVLLLERELRLEPGGTERLLAALSARLERRR; this is translated from the coding sequence TTGGGGAGGGGTTCGGCCCGGGGAAAGCGCGGAACCGTGCAGCCGCCCCGTTCCAGGCTGGGACGCCACCTGTTGTGGCCGGCGGCGTGGTGCTACGCCGTCGGTCTGCACGCCGACGAACTTCTCGACGGCCTGCGGGAGCGCCTGCGGGCGGACAGGCCCGTCGTCGGCGTGGGCAACCTGACCGTCGGCGGCTCGGGCAAGACCCCGACGGTCCGTTGGCTGGCCGCCGCCCTGCTCGAGCGCGGCCGCCGCCCCGCCCTGGTCACCCGGGGCTACGGCGGGAGCCGGGCCGCCCGCACGGCGGAACCGGCCCTCGTCGAGGCGGAGGAGCCGGCGCTTTACGGCGACGAGGCCGTGCTGCTGCGGCGAGAGCTCCCCGGCGTTCCCGTCGTCGTCGGCCGGATCAAGGCCCGGGCGGCGCTGCTGGCCGCCGAGCAGCCCGGCGTCGATACCGTGATCGTCGACGACGCCCTCCAACACCGCCGCCTGGTGCGGGACTTCGACCTGACCGTCCTGGCGGCGGCCGACTGGCGCGCCCGGCTACGGCTCGTTGCCGCTCTCCTGCCCGCGGGTCGGCTGCGTGTGCCCTTCGACCGTCTGCGCCGGAGCGACGCCGCCCTGCTGCTGGACGCCGGCGCCGACGAGCTGCGACTGCTGCGTGCCCGCTTCCCCGGGCTGCTCTGCCTGGGCGGTCGCTTCAGCGCCGTCGGGCTGCGTACGCTGGACGGCGCCCGCCGTCCCCGCGGGCTGCTCGCGGGCCGTCGGATCGTCGCCTGCTGCGCCCTGGCCCGGCCGGAGCCCTTCTTCGCCGACCTGGAGCGCCTGGGCGCCGTCATCGCCGCCCGGTTGGCCCTGCCCGATCACGCCCCCTACGACGAGTCACAACTGGCCCGACTCGCCCGCCTGCGCGACGCCCATCCGGGCGCCCCCTGCCTGATCACCGGCAAGGACGCCGTCAAGCTGCGCGGCCGCCTGGAGGGCGACGTCCTGCTGCTGGAGCGCGAGCTGCGCCTGGAGCCGGGCGGGACCGAGCGGCTGCTGGCCGCCCTGAGCGCCAGGCTGGAGCGCCGCCGATGA
- a CDS encoding redoxin domain-containing protein: MRKYLLLALLIALAALVLLGGCEEDGEEVTEEPGEVEDGGEEGEPAAGDKAVDFTALGFDGETYQLSDFEGKLIFLNCFTTWCAPCKEEMPHLVSLAEEYADQGFQLIFIKEDQGNDEAMQKMIDDFGITQPVLLAGQPPLYENDDYWDFYNHGGSVPATFVINADFELIKSETIIGARDEATFRALIEKYLP, translated from the coding sequence ATGCGCAAGTACCTGTTGTTAGCGTTGCTGATCGCCCTGGCCGCCCTGGTGCTGCTGGGCGGCTGCGAGGAAGACGGCGAAGAGGTCACTGAAGAGCCCGGCGAGGTCGAGGACGGCGGCGAAGAAGGCGAACCAGCCGCCGGCGACAAAGCCGTCGACTTCACTGCGTTGGGCTTCGACGGCGAGACCTATCAACTCTCGGACTTCGAAGGTAAGCTGATCTTCCTCAACTGCTTCACCACCTGGTGCGCGCCCTGCAAGGAAGAGATGCCCCACCTGGTGTCCCTGGCCGAGGAGTACGCCGACCAGGGTTTCCAGTTGATCTTCATCAAGGAAGACCAGGGCAACGACGAGGCGATGCAGAAGATGATCGACGACTTCGGCATCACCCAGCCCGTGCTGCTGGCCGGCCAGCCGCCGCTCTACGAGAACGACGACTACTGGGATTTCTACAACCACGGCGGCAGCGTCCCGGCGACCTTCGTCATCAATGCGGACTTCGAGCTGATCAAGTCCGAGACGATCATCGGCGCCCGCGACGAGGCCACCTTCCGCGCCCTGATCGAGAAGTATCTGCCCTAG
- a CDS encoding helix-hairpin-helix domain-containing protein, whose translation MTAQGPLDLNRAPAALLEELPGIGPVLARRIVAGRPYENHTELLAVSGIGPTLLAKLEGLVVVR comes from the coding sequence CTGACCGCCCAGGGACCCCTCGACCTCAATCGCGCCCCCGCCGCGCTGCTCGAGGAGCTGCCCGGGATCGGGCCCGTCCTGGCCCGGCGGATCGTCGCCGGCCGCCCCTACGAAAACCACACCGAGCTGCTCGCCGTTTCCGGCATCGGACCCACCCTGCTGGCCAAACTGGAGGGCCTGGTCGTCGTCCGTTGA
- a CDS encoding redoxin domain-containing protein, with translation MRTAALVLSLLAAVLIAGCGEEETVEEAAAPGAAAPVVDTTPSAGELTTSGAPGTATEIAGPLRRGGEFVLSDHRGVPVVVNFFATWCGPCREEIPALSKLNREFGDNLVLVGVSVDDDAAALDEFIAAQGIDYPVLWLEDLDNKDAVLNDYVFSAIPTTFIVRADGTPGEMIVGARDEAVFGAIFSEYL, from the coding sequence ATGAGAACCGCCGCTCTCGTTTTGTCATTACTCGCCGCCGTGCTGATCGCCGGCTGCGGTGAGGAGGAGACCGTCGAGGAGGCCGCGGCGCCCGGGGCCGCCGCCCCCGTCGTCGACACCACCCCCAGCGCCGGGGAGCTGACCACCTCCGGCGCGCCGGGCACCGCCACCGAGATCGCCGGACCCCTGCGCCGGGGTGGCGAGTTCGTCCTCTCCGACCACCGCGGCGTCCCCGTGGTGGTCAACTTCTTCGCCACCTGGTGTGGGCCCTGCCGGGAGGAGATCCCGGCCCTGTCGAAGCTCAACCGCGAGTTCGGCGATAACCTCGTCCTGGTCGGTGTCAGCGTCGACGATGACGCCGCCGCCCTCGACGAGTTCATCGCCGCCCAGGGCATCGACTACCCCGTGTTGTGGCTCGAGGACCTCGACAACAAGGACGCCGTGCTGAACGACTACGTCTTCTCGGCCATCCCGACGACCTTCATCGTCCGGGCCGACGGCACCCCGGGAGAGATGATCGTCGGTGCCCGCGACGAGGCGGTCTTCGGGGCGATCTTCTCCGAGTACCTCTAG